One genomic segment of Chitinophaga sancti includes these proteins:
- a CDS encoding SDR family oxidoreductase, producing MILITGAAGNLGSAIINSMLKRVPANQIVAFVRSEQKAEQLKKLGLNIRIGDYNDIASLDNAMKGIDKVLLISGLSLERLKEHTNVVDAAKRAGVKQIVYTGVTMKDAATSPLKVLMESHFQTEDYIRASGIAYTFLRNTLYAEVIPFYIGDQAMNTGIHYPAGAGKVPYVYRPDLADAAAVVITNKGHENKTYQLTGDQLYSFADVAVMLSEVSGKHISYTDVDPVAFEKHMKEIGVPEIGIMISTGFAAAIKQGDFEVVTGDLEKLLGRKPTPIKQYLKAHYVK from the coding sequence ATGATTCTAATAACCGGAGCAGCCGGAAATCTTGGATCGGCTATCATCAATAGCATGTTAAAGAGAGTACCTGCCAATCAAATTGTCGCATTTGTAAGAAGCGAACAGAAAGCTGAACAGCTGAAAAAACTCGGACTCAATATCCGAATTGGAGATTATAATGATATCGCATCCCTGGATAATGCAATGAAAGGTATTGATAAAGTGCTCCTCATTTCCGGCTTGTCACTGGAAAGACTAAAAGAGCATACCAATGTTGTAGACGCCGCAAAAAGAGCAGGTGTAAAACAAATCGTTTACACCGGTGTAACCATGAAAGATGCAGCTACCAGTCCGCTGAAAGTACTGATGGAATCTCACTTCCAGACGGAAGATTATATCAGGGCAAGTGGTATTGCTTATACTTTCCTGCGTAATACCCTGTACGCAGAGGTGATTCCTTTCTACATCGGCGACCAGGCAATGAATACAGGTATTCACTACCCGGCAGGAGCTGGTAAAGTACCTTATGTATACCGGCCAGACCTGGCCGATGCTGCGGCTGTGGTGATTACGAACAAAGGTCATGAAAACAAGACTTATCAACTCACAGGCGATCAGTTGTATTCATTTGCAGATGTAGCTGTCATGCTGTCAGAAGTGTCTGGTAAACACATAAGTTATACCGATGTAGATCCGGTTGCTTTTGAAAAGCACATGAAGGAGATTGGTGTGCCGGAAATAGGTATTATGATTAGTACTGGTTTTGCAGCAGCGATTAAGCAAGGTGATTTTGAAGTGGTGACAGGGGACCTGGAGAAACTACTGGGTAGGAAGCCTACCCCGATAAAGCAGTATCTGAAAGCGCATTATGTGAAATAA
- a CDS encoding TonB-dependent receptor yields the protein MKQHTLPLALKRILCVPLFLLILLPLTTRAQQTIKGKVSDDAKNPLAGVSIAIKNTHRGTVTAPDGSYSISAANGETLVYTFIGYNTLEITVKPGVQYNITLAPNVQNLDQMVVIGYGTQKKSSLTGSVASVNGKTLNELPVASVQQALQGRVPGVTVTNNGAPGTDPIVRIRGISSISYASDPLYVIDGFPTSNLTSFDSKDVLSVEVLKDASAAAIYGSRATNGVVIITTKKGNRGNKAEVRLDTYTGVQTAWKKIDLLNTQQYLQYERALNGAAGISKPPRLEDANWNSPIYDGTSQTYAQTNTDWQDAYFKSGLITQSNLSVSGGNDKSTFYMSSGYFKQDGIAQGVNYERGNFRINSEHNISRIFKVGENLLVAYSNQRYDNTSGNRTRLANVIRALPYLPVYDPTTQGGFRNAENSVDGADPTNPVEDALLLGDAHRKLFKLLGTVYAQVNFTPWLSFRSVFGADYAGQFQHQFTPIYNDKGRNSTVASINDQRANRTTLLYTEQLTLDKHFGRHHVNAIAVFERQPASNYGESQTGNQSTNDIETLVGATNVSAYSTTTATLIQSYIGRLNYEFGEKYLLSAAIRRDGLSVWAPGKKFQSFPSFSAGWRIDQERFMKPVTAVSELKLRGGWGVTGLNAIGIFPALQNSILANEYPWQAIVQANGATYPFGNTVTVGNASYYNQLASADLEWEKTKQVNVGLDLGLFDNTITFTAEWYRRLTDNLILTIPTPPSFGYGGAGSQLNAASMKNTGVDLALGYNKTKGVFRWNVNGNIGFIRNKILSLNTPNATIDAGSDADFGNGNMTRTVAGQPIQSFYGYVTDGIFQNQTEVDKGPEQLSGTDPAKSTAPGDIRFKDLNGDGAITSADRTFLGSYIPKYSYSLNYNANWHQFDLSVFFQGVQGNKIYNGTRVLREGMARLFGAGTEVLNAWTPEHTNTDIPRAISGDPNSNLRVSNRWIEDGSYLRLKNLMIGYTLRNGAIRYISSFRVYVSSQNLLTFTKYKGWDPEIGSKNTTLTNGIDYGQYPAARSFQLGLQVGF from the coding sequence ATGAAGCAACACACATTGCCCCTGGCATTGAAGAGGATCCTATGTGTTCCCCTCTTCCTCCTTATTCTGTTACCGCTCACCACCCGAGCCCAGCAAACCATCAAAGGGAAAGTCTCGGATGATGCTAAAAACCCCCTAGCCGGTGTTTCTATCGCCATCAAAAACACCCACCGTGGTACCGTCACCGCGCCCGACGGCTCTTACAGCATCTCTGCCGCCAATGGCGAAACCCTGGTATACACCTTTATCGGTTATAATACCCTGGAAATCACCGTCAAACCTGGTGTCCAATACAACATTACCCTCGCCCCAAACGTCCAGAATCTGGATCAGATGGTCGTGATCGGTTATGGTACGCAAAAGAAAAGTTCCCTCACGGGTTCTGTCGCTTCCGTCAATGGCAAGACCCTCAATGAGTTGCCCGTAGCCAGTGTACAGCAGGCCTTGCAGGGGCGTGTACCGGGTGTGACTGTCACTAATAATGGTGCTCCTGGTACAGACCCCATTGTTCGGATCAGGGGTATCAGCTCCATTAGTTATGCCTCGGATCCCTTGTACGTGATCGATGGATTTCCGACTTCCAACCTCACCAGCTTTGACAGCAAAGACGTCCTCTCTGTCGAAGTGCTGAAAGACGCCAGTGCTGCAGCTATCTATGGTTCCCGCGCTACCAATGGGGTCGTTATTATTACTACTAAAAAAGGTAACCGCGGCAACAAAGCAGAAGTAAGACTCGATACCTACACAGGTGTACAAACTGCCTGGAAAAAGATCGACCTGCTCAATACCCAGCAGTATCTACAATATGAACGTGCCCTGAATGGTGCCGCCGGCATTTCCAAACCACCACGTCTTGAAGATGCGAACTGGAATTCACCTATTTACGACGGCACTTCCCAGACGTATGCGCAGACCAATACTGACTGGCAGGATGCCTATTTCAAAAGTGGCTTAATCACCCAGTCCAACCTTTCAGTAAGCGGCGGGAATGACAAATCTACTTTTTACATGTCCAGCGGTTACTTCAAGCAGGACGGGATTGCGCAGGGTGTCAACTATGAGCGTGGCAACTTCCGTATCAATTCAGAACACAACATCAGTCGTATCTTTAAGGTAGGAGAGAACCTGCTTGTCGCGTATTCCAATCAACGGTATGACAACACCTCCGGCAACCGAACCCGCCTTGCAAACGTAATTCGCGCTTTGCCATATCTGCCAGTGTACGATCCCACCACGCAAGGTGGTTTCCGGAATGCAGAAAACAGTGTGGATGGAGCTGACCCCACCAACCCTGTAGAAGACGCGCTACTGCTGGGCGATGCGCACCGTAAACTTTTCAAACTCTTAGGTACTGTTTATGCACAGGTCAACTTTACCCCCTGGCTCAGTTTCCGCTCTGTATTTGGTGCAGACTACGCCGGCCAGTTTCAGCATCAATTTACTCCCATCTATAATGACAAAGGCCGGAATTCCACTGTTGCGTCCATCAATGATCAGCGGGCCAACAGAACAACCTTACTCTACACAGAACAACTGACTTTAGATAAACATTTTGGCAGGCACCATGTCAATGCCATCGCTGTATTTGAAAGACAGCCTGCCAGTAACTATGGGGAATCCCAGACAGGGAACCAGAGTACAAATGACATCGAGACACTGGTAGGTGCAACGAACGTATCCGCCTATTCTACCACCACAGCCACACTCATACAATCCTACATCGGCCGTCTGAATTACGAGTTCGGTGAAAAGTATTTACTGAGTGCTGCTATTCGCCGGGATGGTTTATCCGTATGGGCGCCTGGAAAGAAATTTCAGAGCTTCCCTTCTTTCTCCGCCGGTTGGCGTATAGACCAGGAAAGGTTTATGAAACCTGTTACCGCAGTTTCCGAATTAAAACTACGGGGTGGTTGGGGCGTTACAGGTCTGAATGCTATCGGTATTTTTCCGGCTTTGCAAAACTCTATATTGGCCAATGAATATCCCTGGCAGGCTATCGTGCAGGCTAATGGTGCTACCTATCCATTTGGTAATACCGTTACTGTGGGCAATGCATCTTATTATAACCAGTTGGCAAGTGCTGACCTGGAATGGGAAAAGACCAAGCAGGTCAATGTGGGGTTGGACCTTGGGCTCTTTGATAATACCATCACCTTCACTGCAGAATGGTATCGCCGTTTGACAGACAACCTGATCCTCACGATTCCCACACCTCCCAGCTTTGGTTATGGTGGCGCGGGGTCACAGCTCAATGCCGCCAGTATGAAAAATACAGGGGTAGACCTTGCACTGGGCTATAACAAAACGAAAGGTGTTTTCAGGTGGAATGTAAATGGCAATATTGGTTTTATCAGGAATAAGATCCTTAGTCTGAACACGCCGAATGCTACCATTGATGCAGGCTCCGACGCCGACTTCGGGAATGGCAACATGACTCGTACGGTGGCTGGACAGCCGATTCAGTCATTCTATGGTTATGTCACCGATGGCATTTTTCAGAACCAGACCGAAGTAGATAAAGGGCCTGAGCAGCTTTCGGGTACAGACCCTGCCAAGAGCACAGCGCCTGGTGACATCCGGTTCAAAGATTTAAATGGGGATGGGGCAATCACATCTGCAGATCGTACCTTCCTGGGTTCTTATATTCCTAAATATTCTTACTCCCTGAATTATAATGCGAACTGGCACCAGTTCGATCTTTCTGTTTTCTTCCAGGGGGTGCAGGGCAATAAAATCTACAATGGAACCCGGGTGTTGCGTGAAGGTATGGCTCGTTTATTTGGTGCGGGTACAGAGGTGTTGAATGCCTGGACGCCGGAGCATACGAATACTGATATTCCACGTGCTATAAGTGGGGATCCGAATTCGAATCTGCGGGTATCTAACCGCTGGATTGAAGATGGTTCTTACCTGAGGTTGAAGAATCTGATGATTGGGTATACACTGCGTAATGGTGCTATTCGGTATATCAGCAGTTTTAGGGTGTATGTGTCTTCTCAGAACCTGCTCACTTTTACAAAATATAAAGGATGGGATCCTGAAATAGGGTCTAAAAATACTACGCTCACCAATGGTATTGATTATGGGCAGTACCCTGCAGCGCGTTCATTCCAGTTGGGTTTGCAGGTAGGTTTTTAA
- the bioA gene encoding adenosylmethionine--8-amino-7-oxononanoate transaminase: MKLWYPYRQMKDLGQVPVMVAGKGTAMILEDGRRLTDGISSWWAVIHGYNHPDINNALIEQINSFSHVMLGGLSHPPALALADKLVEITPAGLNHVFYSDSGSVGVEVALKMALQYWKNTGHVGKHKIISLKNGYHGDTFKAMEVGDDSDFSNAFVDVLHRGYFLDTPAGGFDADAATIQQEASKLEDLLKIHAPEIACFILEPIVQCAGGFRIYSPLYLKAARALCDQYNILLVLDEVATGFGRTGKLFAADHAGITPDIMIIGKALTAGYMGHAATLATTRIFNGFLGDSYDKALMHGPTFMGNPLATTVALKSIEIIEKDHYLERIAAINAVIRNEFEKIESPAIADKRIVGAIGAIELKEDSMMAGFRDYAMANGAWLRPIGKVMYVMPAYIITDDELRKLIWIMRDWISHIYANG, from the coding sequence ATGAAATTATGGTATCCTTACAGGCAGATGAAGGATCTGGGGCAGGTGCCCGTAATGGTGGCGGGAAAAGGCACGGCGATGATACTGGAAGATGGACGCAGATTGACGGATGGAATTTCTTCGTGGTGGGCGGTGATCCATGGGTATAATCATCCTGACATTAATAATGCACTGATAGAACAGATCAATAGTTTTTCGCATGTCATGCTGGGTGGGTTGTCGCATCCGCCTGCATTGGCATTGGCAGATAAGTTGGTGGAGATTACACCCGCGGGATTAAATCATGTGTTTTATTCTGATAGCGGTTCTGTTGGTGTGGAAGTGGCCTTGAAAATGGCATTGCAGTATTGGAAAAATACGGGGCATGTAGGGAAACATAAAATCATCTCGCTGAAGAACGGCTATCATGGCGATACATTTAAGGCGATGGAAGTGGGGGATGATTCTGATTTCTCTAATGCATTTGTGGATGTATTGCACAGGGGATATTTTTTAGATACACCTGCAGGTGGGTTTGATGCAGATGCAGCAACTATTCAACAAGAAGCTTCGAAACTGGAAGATCTTTTGAAAATACATGCACCTGAAATTGCCTGTTTTATACTTGAACCTATTGTACAGTGTGCCGGTGGATTTAGAATTTACTCTCCTTTATATTTGAAAGCTGCGAGAGCGTTATGCGATCAATATAATATACTCTTAGTGCTGGATGAAGTCGCTACCGGTTTTGGCCGTACAGGCAAACTATTCGCAGCAGATCATGCTGGTATTACCCCTGATATTATGATCATAGGAAAAGCGCTGACAGCAGGGTATATGGGACATGCAGCTACATTGGCAACTACCCGTATTTTTAATGGGTTTTTAGGTGATTCTTATGATAAGGCACTGATGCATGGGCCTACATTTATGGGGAACCCGCTGGCGACTACCGTGGCTTTAAAAAGCATAGAGATTATTGAAAAAGACCATTATTTAGAACGCATTGCAGCGATAAATGCAGTTATCCGCAATGAATTTGAGAAAATTGAATCACCTGCAATTGCTGATAAAAGAATAGTAGGAGCCATTGGTGCGATTGAACTGAAAGAAGACAGCATGATGGCCGGCTTTCGCGACTACGCTATGGCAAATGGGGCATGGCTGAGACCTATTGGTAAAGTCATGTATGTAATGCCTGCTTATATTATTACAGATGATGAATTGCGTAAACTGATCTGGATCATGCGCGACTGGATCAGTCATATTTATGCAAACGGCTAA
- a CDS encoding helix-turn-helix domain-containing protein, translating to MNLAHAVTSTLTPECQMMIVGIRDTQELLSGKWKTEIIGALYYGGKMRFMDLKRHLSGIAPKVLSKELKDLEMNHLISRTVLDTMPITVEYELTEQGKSLKIVIEAMAKWGINYRKQLFEK from the coding sequence ATGAATCTTGCACATGCTGTAACGTCTACGCTGACACCGGAATGTCAGATGATGATTGTTGGGATTAGGGATACGCAGGAATTGTTGAGTGGAAAATGGAAGACGGAGATTATAGGAGCGTTGTATTATGGGGGGAAAATGCGGTTTATGGATTTGAAACGACACTTGTCAGGAATAGCCCCCAAGGTGTTATCGAAAGAGTTGAAAGATCTGGAAATGAATCACCTGATCAGCAGAACTGTGCTGGATACAATGCCGATTACGGTGGAGTACGAACTGACAGAACAAGGGAAGAGTCTGAAAATTGTAATTGAAGCCATGGCGAAATGGGGCATCAATTACAGGAAACAGCTGTTTGAAAAGTAG